In the genome of Trypanosoma brucei gambiense DAL972 chromosome 11, complete sequence, the window GGTAAGGCAATAAATATACTCATAAAGAACCACATACAACCCACTTGGATGTCAAGAAGATATGGTTTACCCCCGCGGCACATCTCAAGGCTTTCCTCGAGAAAAGTGGGTGAACAggtaaaggagggaaagagacagaaataaaataataataataatagtaataaggTGGCTACAAAGGAGAAAGTATGAGCAATCGAAACCGGTTGGCAAATGCAAATGATGAAAAACACACCTTACAGTGTCTTTACTTTACCGTGGCGGCGCGCGTCCACATGTGCGCTCGAGTGTTCACGTCTAAAGACACAAGGAGATACAACCGCACCTATCTACTTCGGTCATAGTTTCCCAGGGCGTCGGCTAAGATGGCAGCTTCCATAACACCATCGCCATCGACGATCCCCTTCTCAACAAAGTCTCTATAGTTAAAGTTCGAATACTTCCCAATGAGTTTCTCCATCTCACATGTATACGATTTTTCATTCTGCTTCCATACAAAGTCCAGTCGACTACTCTGAGCGGGGGGCTGTGCTCTCAACTGCATGCTCTCCGCAGTCGGTGGGGCGCTGTCGTGGCGTGTACGGAAATCGTTCAACATGCTTCGTTTTATTGATGACAAACCCGAACTGGGATTTGCTCCGCTCTTGCCGGGGTCCCCGCTCCTCACGCGGCCAATACCAGAATTCGTTGCCTCCTGCTGCTTCATTTCTAGGCGTTGCATCAACTCTGCAGTGGTTAAATGGCGCATGGCTGACGCAGCAGACGCACGCTGAGACCCCTCTTCCTTTGCACGAGCACGCATTCGCTCGTACTCGGCCTTAAAGTCAGGATTTTGAGCGTCATACTCAGCTCGGCGGCGCATCTCCTCCTCACGCTGTTTCTCGAATTCACTCCGGTTCCTCATCTTCTCTTCATCCTCCTTGCGCTTCCTCTCCACAAACAGGCGGAGCTCCTCCGCTGACAGCTCGACATTGGGATCCATCATCGGATCATATTTCCGCGCCTGTCCCTCAATGTGGGTGCGAAGGCGCTGGTTATCATACATTTCACGCTGCGTGGGATCGGAAAGTATGCTGTGCGCGAAGCTGACCTCCTTGAAGACCTCTACACCCTCAGGATTCTTATCGGGGTGGTATACAACCGCAAGCTTGTAGTACGCACGGCGGATTTCTGCGTCTGTTGCGGTCCTCGGGACACCGAGCACCTCGTAAAGGGCGGTATTGCCAATCAGCTCAAACACATCTGACCCCATTTGAAAGTAGCCGGTCCACACCACAAAATGTATAGTTGGGTAACAATGCGGCAGTATAATATGTGCACGAAGGTAATATCCTTCCCCCCTCGCAGTGTAAAACTTAATCCGGACCCTTTCTGTATTCTcagcctttttttcttctttgtgccGTTTCCCCTTGCCCTATTGCAACAACGACAGACACCCAACTCAAACGAAACGTTACCTAGCTCACAG includes:
- a CDS encoding chaperone protein DNAj, putative; this translates as MGSDVFELIGNTALYEVLGVPRTATDAEIRRAYYKLAVVYHPDKNPEGVEVFKEVSFAHSILSDPTQREMYDNQRLRTHIEGQARKYDPMMDPNVELSAEELRLFVERKRKEDEEKMRNRSEFEKQREEEMRRRAEYDAQNPDFKAEYERMRARAKEEGSQRASAASAMRHLTTAELMQRLEMKQQEATNSGIGRVRSGDPGKSGANPSSGLSSIKRSMLNDFRTRHDSAPPTAESMQLRAQPPAQSSRLDFVWKQNEKSYTCEMEKLIGKYSNFNYRDFVEKGIVDGDGVMEAAILADALGNYDRSR